A genomic window from Limisphaera ngatamarikiensis includes:
- the hemA gene encoding glutamyl-tRNA reductase — MNGRVPHHPSPASILVMGLNHRTAPVAIRERLAFAEARIPAALQTLRESHIAEEAVILSTCNRVEIYVATRLPSDLAFQDLQEFLSRCHEYHDPLTDHLYRYTEPQSVEHLFRVACGLDSMVLGETEILGQLKDAYELARRGGFTGPRLNKAFQKAFQVAKQIRTETLIQRGSTSVANVAVELAERLFSSLRHCTVLVIGAGDTSEKVARALVSRGAGRLWVTNRTHQRAEALAATLGGQAIRFEDWPAAFPQIDIVISSTASPTPILDRARLEPWMRHRPHRPLLLIDIAVPRDIDPSVDELDDVYLYNVDDLQAIADDYVRQRQAEVARCESIIREKVR, encoded by the coding sequence ATGAACGGGCGAGTCCCACACCATCCATCCCCGGCCAGCATCCTCGTCATGGGCCTCAACCACCGAACCGCCCCGGTGGCCATCCGCGAACGGCTCGCCTTCGCCGAAGCCCGAATCCCCGCCGCACTCCAAACCCTCCGCGAATCCCACATCGCCGAGGAAGCCGTCATCCTCAGCACCTGCAACCGCGTCGAAATCTACGTCGCCACCCGCCTGCCCTCGGACCTCGCCTTCCAGGACCTCCAGGAATTTCTGAGCCGTTGCCACGAGTACCACGACCCGCTCACCGACCACCTCTACCGCTACACCGAACCCCAAAGCGTTGAACACCTCTTCCGCGTCGCCTGCGGACTCGATTCCATGGTCCTCGGTGAAACCGAAATCCTCGGCCAGCTCAAGGACGCCTACGAACTGGCCCGCCGCGGCGGCTTCACCGGACCCCGCCTCAACAAGGCCTTCCAAAAGGCCTTTCAGGTGGCCAAACAAATCCGAACCGAAACCCTCATCCAACGCGGCAGCACCTCCGTCGCCAACGTCGCCGTCGAACTGGCCGAACGCCTCTTCAGCTCCCTCCGCCATTGCACCGTCCTGGTCATCGGCGCCGGCGACACCAGCGAAAAAGTCGCACGCGCCCTCGTGTCTCGCGGCGCAGGCCGACTCTGGGTCACCAACCGCACCCACCAACGCGCCGAAGCCCTCGCCGCCACACTCGGCGGCCAGGCCATCCGCTTCGAAGACTGGCCCGCCGCCTTCCCCCAAATCGACATCGTCATCAGCAGCACCGCCTCCCCCACCCCCATCCTCGACCGGGCCCGGCTCGAACCATGGATGCGCCACCGCCCCCACCGGCCCCTCCTGCTCATCGACATCGCCGTCCCCCGCGACATCGACCCCTCCGTGGACGAACTCGACGACGTCTACCTCTACAACGTGGACGATCTCCAGGCCATCGCCGACGATTACGTCCGCCAGCGCCAGGCCGAAGTCGCCCGATGCGAATCCATCATCCGCGAAAAGGTCCGC
- the ccsA gene encoding cytochrome c biogenesis protein CcsA, protein MNNWTDRHWFLLAVIAYGLATFWSVFLWRRGLRRHDHINYLLLALGFLLHTWALLQRGMSLQHCPVRNLYEATAFVGWSVLLAYLLFGLWPRMQSLGVLVAPLQLALGVFALMPGLDTPSGPMLQTNRVLESLHATFALLAYGALGLGATAAGLYLIQAHDLKLRKLRAVLALLPPIERLERVARRLTQISWALLTLALALGSRLNPPPGTRFAGDPKVLWSVLLWAACAALLLWHWRGLSSRRFAWGLVGIFAFVLLTFWGTNLMSPLHHP, encoded by the coding sequence GTGAACAACTGGACCGACCGCCACTGGTTTCTCCTGGCCGTCATCGCCTACGGCCTCGCCACCTTCTGGTCCGTCTTCCTCTGGCGACGCGGCCTCCGCCGCCACGACCACATCAACTACCTCCTGCTGGCCCTCGGTTTCCTCCTCCACACCTGGGCCCTGCTCCAACGCGGCATGAGCCTTCAGCACTGCCCGGTGCGCAACCTCTACGAAGCCACGGCGTTCGTGGGCTGGAGCGTCCTTCTGGCCTACCTCCTCTTCGGACTCTGGCCGCGCATGCAGTCCCTCGGCGTACTGGTGGCACCCCTGCAACTGGCCCTGGGCGTCTTTGCCCTCATGCCCGGGCTGGACACCCCGTCCGGCCCCATGCTCCAAACCAATCGCGTCCTGGAAAGCCTCCACGCCACCTTCGCCCTACTCGCCTACGGCGCGCTCGGGCTCGGCGCCACCGCCGCCGGCCTGTACCTGATCCAGGCCCACGACCTCAAACTCCGAAAACTCCGGGCCGTCCTCGCCCTGCTGCCCCCCATCGAACGGCTCGAGCGTGTGGCCCGACGCCTCACCCAAATCAGCTGGGCCCTGCTCACCCTCGCCCTGGCCCTCGGCAGCCGCCTGAACCCACCACCCGGCACCCGGTTCGCCGGCGACCCCAAGGTCCTCTGGTCGGTCCTCCTCTGGGCCGCCTGCGCCGCCCTCCTCCTCTGGCACTGGCGCGGGTTGTCCTCACGCCGCTTTGCCTGGGGGCTGGTGGGCATCTTTGCCTTCGTCCTGCTCACCTTCTGGGGGACCAACCTCATGTCCCCCCTCCACCACCCATGA
- a CDS encoding DUF5069 domain-containing protein, giving the protein MSDIIYPRSPREVMDGWMHLPRYIDKIRLYLAGRLHPDYLPNLGKGFDALWLKYAGLTHEQMVEVVRNSIIDGQVCDWVRQNVKVPPEVKAAHREEMLSYPRPDDAEGQARLRWRKEQSGLAHRDDIRTFVDYIDADEKRI; this is encoded by the coding sequence ATGAGCGACATCATCTATCCGCGCAGTCCCCGAGAGGTGATGGACGGGTGGATGCACCTGCCCAGGTACATCGACAAAATCCGGCTCTATCTGGCCGGACGGTTGCACCCCGATTACCTCCCCAACCTGGGCAAGGGATTCGATGCACTCTGGCTCAAATACGCCGGCCTTACCCACGAACAAATGGTCGAGGTCGTCCGCAACTCCATCATCGACGGACAGGTCTGCGACTGGGTCCGCCAAAACGTCAAAGTCCCCCCCGAAGTCAAAGCCGCACACCGGGAGGAAATGCTCAGTTACCCGCGTCCCGACGACGCCGAAGGCCAGGCCCGACTCCGATGGCGCAAAGAACAGTCCGGCCTCGCCCATCGCGACGACATCCGCACCTTTGTGGACTACATTGACGCCGACGAAAAACGCATCTGA